The nucleotide sequence GATATTACGGGACTGTGTTTACATGATATAACTGCATTAATTAATACAGATGACGTAATTAAACTAATTGCAAATTAGCAATGTCGTTCATAATTTTTTCCTTAACTCAATGATgctggtgacatatattaaaagtcctcttatagaactatattcataaaaaaaagtatagaactatattatcatcctgaaatttgagaaacaaacactcataacttctttcttttaaaacttcattgcatgagactgataccatgaaattcctcaaATTGaggaattaaaatatagtttgtctttaaaatataaaagttatttatacttaaatccaattttttgccttccttatattttttcatgatcTTTTACCTcaacttttttgatacaaatttttgttgcatgggaccaaaactatgaaattccttatgttttcttctatcattgaagctaagataaatatattttgtttttaaaataaaagaattatttagaTATAAACTTGATTGGAGGCATTACTTAATCTCCTATAACATTGCTACAAATTTTTATGCAAACTTTTCTACTGGACCcaatctcaatttttttaatgccaaaattGTTAACAGTTTTCCATttagttaagaactgaattagcgacaaacTCTAAAATATGATGCATGTGAGTAAATTGTGGCCTTAAGATTATtattcaacaacagcaatagttgaatgataaagtgttttgctcaagaacacaacacacaggccagtccaggaatcgaactcactacctatagattgtgagcctgatgttctaactactgagccatacaCCTTCCCTTACCTTAGTGATTAGATATATAACTACAAAGAGAGATTCTTTGACTAGATATCACAATACCATTACAACAGCTTCTCTCTAGTGTGGATTTGTGCAAATACATTTGTGGTTTCTCAACCTGTTACTTAAagtgaatgttttaccacagatatcacagtggtatggtttctcacctgtgtgaatgcgtttatGGCAAGATAAATGACCAGTTTGAGAGAATGTCTTACCACAAACATCACACTGGtatggcttttcacctgtatgaatacgtttgtgacaagATAAAGCACTTCTTTGAAAGAATgccttaccacagatatcacaggagtacggtttctcacctgtgtgaatacgtttatgctTGTTTAAGAAACTGTTCTGAGAAAAAGTTTTATCACATATATCACAGtggaatggcttctctcctgtatgattACTTACATGGTATAGTAAAGATGTCCTTTCAGAAAActgtttaccacagatatcacaagaatgtagcttctcacctgtatgaatacgtttgtggcgAGATAAATTGCCAAGCTGGGAGAACttttcaccacagatatcacagtgatagggtttctcaccagtgtgaatacgtttgtgggaAGACAAAGTGCTCATTTTAGAGAAtgaattaccacagatatcacaatggtatggtttctcacctgtatgagtacttATATGGTAATGTAAAGAAGTTCTCTGAGAGAAAGCTTTACCACAGCTATTACAggaatatggcttctcacctgtgtgagTACGAATATGATAAGATAATCGCTTTCTTTCaaagaatgttttaccacaaatatcacagttgaatggtttttctcctgtatgaactcTTATGTGATAACGTAAAGTAATGCTCTGAGAGAATgtttttccacagatatcacagtggaatGGCTTCTCAATTGCATGAGTATGTTCATGCTGCGCTAAGGCACTGTGTACACGAAATGCTCTACCACAAATCTTACACTggaatggtttctcacctgtgtgaatatgcatgtgtttagATAAGGCACTACTTTCAGGAAATGCTTTATCACAAAACTCACAGtggaatggtttctctcctgtatgaacactttTATGGTAAAGCAAAGTATGTCTgagagagaatgttttaccacaaatatcacagcagtatggtttctcacctgtgtgagtacgtttgtgaCATGCTAAATGACCAGTTTGAGAGAATGTCTTACCGCAGATATCGCAGgtgtatggtttctcacctgtgtgaatacgaaTATGATTTGATAAATTACTTTTACAAAAGAAtgctttaccacaaatatcacagtggtgTTGCTTCTTCTCTGTATGAACTAATTTATGCTGAACTGAATATCTTTTCTTTGAAAATACCTTCCCACATACATTACAAGGATATGAGCTTTTCCCTGTCTCTTCCAGAGTCTGCTGCAAGACATTGTTATCTCTAGGTTGTGTTTCATCACAAACTTGCCTTTCACACAGTTTGtcatccataattttttttccattaaataCATAACAATACAAACATGTTCcagtttttctttgtaatttataAATAAGAAATTGTTCCACAAATATtctgaataaacaaagaaatatattcttaaagtatataaaccataaaaaacTCTTAACCCAGACTGAATCTTTTCCCAGGAATCAATTTGACAATGACATCAGGTGAAAGATCCCTTAATTTGTTCCAGTTCTCAATATCCAGCTATGAAAGACATTTCACTGAAGTCACTTCAGGAGTCATGgtaaattcaaagaaatatattcttaaagtATATAAACCATAAAGAACTCTTAACCCAGACTGAATCTTTTCCCAGGAATCAATTTGACAATGACATCAGGTAAAAGACCCCTTAATTTGTTCCAGTTCTCAATATCCAGCTATGAAAGACATTTCACTGAAGACACTTCAGGAGTCATGGTAAATTTTCCAACTATATTCAACACGCAAATTCATCCAGTAAATGTTTTCTCAACTTCACAGAAAATATTTGAAGTTAATACTGATTCAGAGAAATATTCCACAGTAATTTAATCAACATTGTAGCTATATAGTGACATGTGTTCCTGACAAAATCATTCTTGAATctttaaaataaatcaaacaaattTCTTGCAGTAACTTGAGAGAGATTCTCATCTTTATGCCATCGAACACcctgaaatatacaaataaaatatataagacacAATTATACATCAATACATGGCAAATACATTTTCTTCTTGATTTTGGAGATCATTATTCTGAGTATGTCAGAAGGGAAGTTTGGCTGCTCAGAAACACCCTTAAATGAGCATATACACTAAATTCTCAAATAAAGTAAACTCAGAGATTTGAGATATCATAGTGAGCTTTTACGTTTTTACAGTTAGTGTcataagtttgtttcccaactacatggttttaggTTGTCTCACATTGTGGTACTTTGGGTAACTGTCTTCTGtctatagccccaagccaactAAAGGCTTATTAAGTAGATTTagaagaggaaaactgaaagaagcttgtcatatatttatgctttatgttATATGAAGGGGTGCTGATAAGTTCTGggctttcggtaaaagaaaatataggagaatcagttaattatgattttattcaacatattcccctctctggttcacacacttattgcagtggtctttcagtttttctaagccctgtaaaagaacttggaaggttaggcctccaaccaagcctttcataacacccttaaagccaggaacttttcagtactcccttgtgtgtgtgtgtgcatacacccacatacatacaacacgagGCACTGTATGGAATTCACTTTACAAATGGTGTCAGTCTTCCTTACTGTAAGAGCATAGACAAACTTTGGTAAATTGTGTATTTGAAgctgaaaaagaaatcaacagtgTTTGTGTGATCCATGTAGATAACTGCAGACAGTTCAGAACTGCGAAAGATTCAGCTTCTGTGTCAACTGTATGGATATAGGAGGAGGGCGAGAGCCGAGTGGAGTTGTGCAAATTGATGTCATAAAGGGTGGAGGAACGATTCATTGTGATTTGGCAAGTTTGAAGAACAAGATTTATTTAAAGTTGTGAAGCAGGAAGGCTTTGAGCCAGACAAACTAAGTCTTCGTAACTGATATCCAGATGAGTGGTGGAAAGTGAACTCGACCTACGTGCAAACACATCCTTTCAGAATGAAGTTGGAATATATAGATTAGATGTTATTCGTTTACCTTTGATTTTCTTTGGAGAAAGAACTTTGAAGAACAATTTTTTTCCTTCGTATAAGGTACAGTACTTCAACTTAtctccttaaaataaattacgatAAAAAGAAGCTTATAAAATGAAACGTTGATAAGTTATGCCGATAAGTTTACTGGACATCCTATATTCTCGTCTCCAAACACTACgcactcatttttttaaaaaatcacatcaaTATTGTTTATGGCCATCAATAATCAATGTTGTTACTTCTTGATTATTTTATGTGTTATTTTGGGGTGTCTCCATCTTCCACACTTTGGCAGATCGTTAGTTCTTTGTTTATAGATGAACCTCTATAACCCTTCATTCATCTCGTTCCCAAAACAATATAATACAACCAAATACTGCTTCGCTCAacctccttcaaattacaccctattATCAAAAGAAACAGAAGATACACTAGATAATGAAGACAACTACTcgaaaagataaaaatttaaaaatcggATGGTCACGGCTGACAAAAGATCTGCTCCATTAGgactaaacaaaaacaactataaccaccaaacacacaaacatgcgtttGCATGTTATTTACAACAAGAGTTATAAAGAGTtaataaatcaaagaaatatttatctaCTTAAAACTAACCTTAGAATATTCATTTCCATAAAAACTCACAGAATTTCTTATCGCCAGTAACAAAGAATTTTccataaatatttagaaattttctAACTTAGCTTCTAGTCACGTTCCATAACAATAACAGTACTGCAATAATTTTTGTAGCCGTACTTACGTATTGAACAAATGTTAGAGCGGGACAACTCTCAATGTAATAAACTTTCGATTTAACGGATTAGCAGACGAAAATGTCTGGCAACAATGCTGAAAGTTTGTTAAATCGAAGGTAATAGTATTAATAGAGGTGGAAGACATGCCTCTCTTAACACCGTTAAGTTCGCTACTGGGAAGTTAACAAGAGAATCATTTTGTAGCTTAATGCAAAGCTTTAATATAATGTTAGTTAACCCGAGATCCGTTGGGTCACCTgcaaagtctgagtttcccagcaacggagttttgcttcatattttttttttttgttcttttcctggttattttgcatgctttcaacgaatgtgacatcgaaatcacgcgtaaacggctcctttcccccgaaaaaaaaaaaaagatttagctgctatttcttgcacgccctgctaccacgtaacaggtatttcaggtcctttatcgaaaatagctgttacgtggtagggtgtgctagaaatagtagccaaatctttggagctagGATaggttgaatgcactcgaaaaaggttttgtaatggtattccctTGGGGCGATCTTTCGCTTTGACTCTCAGAAGTGTCATCCAGGTCAGCTGATTtcgttcgttaatttccgtaaaaaaatttatttatttacttttgttttaaagtgacagagaggagaaagtgaaagatatatgaacatgtatatgaaatggatgtgtgagagagagagagagagaggagagagagagagagagagagagagagagtaccacTTACATGAGAACACATacgttcactcactctctctcacatgcacacgtacatacaaaaaagatgtacgcatatatattgatgtatgtacgtatacatgacaacacctcctctcactatttctctctttcatacacacacgcccatttCATATACTCGTACACAtatttttcactttctcctctctttcactttaaaacaaaagtaaataaaaaaaatttttacgaaaATTAACGACttaccaataataaaaaaaaaagacattacaatattgtctgtttaaagaaagctaaaatataaatacttactgtacaaacagtttacatttttgaaatctcattcagttaaaaatatttctaaatgattaaaatattgtgtacgtcaaaaagtcgacattttttttttcttaaagagatgaagactatgtgtgtgtatatgtcacagatagcagacgtgtgtttgtgttgattgacgtgccatgacattcattatatgtgtgtgtattctgtatgtggGTTGACGTTACAgaagccatgtttttttttcgtcaagaaataacaaacaaaagttATGTTTActtgttttcattaataaatagaggTCCAAATGTCACAAAAATATGTACTCCTCTGCCaaaggtaagtatgaaaataaatatgcaaaaacatTTAGATAAagtatactatttctgagatattttgggTACAGACAAACATccctagagttttagtattattaagataCATCACTGTACAATATAggtttaataaattgtaataaagaattagcaatttttttttatgtttttacagTTAAGTTAAAGAGTATCTTGCTGTAACTCTAGTGGTACTATAGTAATTTTTATTTGGTGTCTAAAGGTGAAGGGGAAGTCATCACCTTCAGATTTTCCTGAAATGGCCGCAAAATAAGTCTTGTATCTTTGAGCGAGAAATTCTCGTCCTTACGTCACCAGACATCATGATGTAGAGAATGAAGTTCATGCCAGCCAAATGTAGGAGTCCTTtttattacatgaacatatatctcCAGCAAGTGTTGGTGGGGAAATTGCAAAGAATCAGTGATTCAGCAAATTTCATGCTATTATATTTAGAGAGTCCTGCATTCACTGTGTATCTACAAATGAGTGATCCAAGGAAAAGCAGAAGCCAAGTTAAAATAGGGAGTGTTTGTGGCCAATGGCAGGCTAGTGGGAGTAAGATGGATAGGAGAACAGGTGAATGTGTTcatcaatgaaaagaaaatgttagCAGAACTGGTTGGACACACCATATAAGATCTGAACAAGACTGTCAAGCTGACATTTATGACTGGTTTCTCAGATCACATTTTAATCGAGCTACAGGACTAAGGCTACAGGGAATATAATAACCAAATCAAGAATGCTAATGACAAACAGGTTACAAAGCATTGCAGCAATAGCTACATTGGGATTAGACAGCAAGCTGAGAGCAGTTTGGgatcagaaaaggaaaaagagcgAGTGGAAACTTTTAAGGATCAGTACTTTTGATGTCATGGTGCATACATGGACAGAGACTGCGAAGAGCTCAATCTAGAATTGATCTGTTACTATTGCAACTAGACTCTTAGGAATGGACTTATATGAGCTAAACAACAGTGATCTTTGATTTTAGGTACATATTGCAAAAcacttttcaagtgttgggcctcacagaggcaatgacaaatgactgagacctttgacattatgttgtgcttgagaagaagacccatcaagccaagtaaaatagcagttgtggaagatactggtgtcacataaatggcacccatgccggtggcatataaaagcacccattacactctctgagaggttgatgttaggaagggtatccagaagtaaaaaccatgccaagtcaaactggagtctggtaaATCTTCCAGCTTGCCAGACCTGGTCAAATCGTTCAGCCCttgtcagcatggacaacagacattaaatgatgactatAATTTTTGTGGAATTGAAAATGAaaccaaaacattttaaaaaaaacctaAGATGCTTAAACAACTACTTGTGTTGAATCAATaatcaatttacacacacacaataaagttTGTGTTGACCAGGATTTTAAGTTTCACCTGACAGCTTTTTCATCCTATCTCATACTATTGAGTCCCCACTTCCAATCAGGAAGAAAGGGAAGGAAGGAATAAAGGAagggaaggaagggagagaggtggaacaaaataatggaaacgtgCTGGCAAGCATGGTAAAAATGGTGCCATTTTCCCAAACCTGCCATCtctgataattttatatttatatattcaggaCTAATCTGATAATATTGAATTTCACATAATATCgtctttaacaaaatattttcataagcatatcaaaattttggaaatttactttttgttattttacaTTGCAATAACAGTAACATTAACAATAACTATAGTTTTTGGTGCTTTACTACATTTAGAAAAAATTAGCCTGAAAGAAATATTGGCTTcgaattttcgcacaaggccagtaatttcaaggagtttgtaagtcgattatatcgacgccaatggtacgtattttattgactcgtaaaagatgaaagacaaagtcgacctcggcgggatttgaattcagaacgaaaaacagacgaaatgccgctaagcattttacttggcgTGCTACTAGTAGGGGACAGAAAAAATAATCACATCTTATCTAACATCAGTTCGTATTTCTTAAATACGAAAGTAAGGCTCTAAATACTAGTTATTGTTAATATTGCTGTTAGATTAATGGAAGATGGTAAGCGGGAAATTTTCGAAATCTCTTatatttttggtaaatattttgttataggCTGAAAAAATTACTGGAATTGAATAGTGTCTGGTTAGATTCAAATAGATGAATATTTggttaatatctagatccgcacccggtggaaaaaatggaaacgcaaatgtgtaacagttgtaaggcatcgtatattgacggAATAAGACGTAAAAAAAGGGCGCTGACGAACGGGGGTGGGGTGGCGGGGTcggaaaattcccaggatcaaccgtagaggatccacgcccaggtggcaaaaatggaaaaaagtatgtgtaagaggtgtaaggcatcgtatattgaaggaatatgacgaaaaaaaagcgcgctgacaaacgggggggggggagggggctcggaaaattgcctacgatttaaagaaaaatttaccatcaattttcaccATTTAAACGCATTGTtggcataagggaagtaactctctaaaaatctctatatataaacggcagtttttctgtgtgtctgtcaggttgtactctcaccctgaccacggctttcaaccgattctgatgaaacttgacacacacatagcccaatgtcataattcaaaactaacgcagcgaaaattttgaaaagttcccccagttctgaaaaaaatcgataaattcgacatggggtcgagaatttcaatttttttgctattttcaatatttttcgatactgctagtctatatatatttttttttccgagcccccccccccgtttgtcagcgcgcttttttttcgtcatattccttcaatatacgatgccttacacctcttacacatacttttttccatttttgccacctgggcgtggatcctctacggttgatcctgggaattttccgacccccccaccccacccccgttcGTCAGCGCCCTTTTTTTACGTCTTATTccgtcaatatacgatgccttacaactgttacacattttAGATTCCAggttgatcctgggaattttccgACTCCCCCCCTTCCgacccccctcccccacccccgttcgtcagcgccctttttttccgtcttattacgtcaatatacgatgccttacaactgttacacatttgCGTTTCCATGTTTTCCACCGGGtgcggatctagatattaaccGAATATTTATCTTATTAAATGGTGTATTTACTTTGCATACCCCCAGTTgtaattaataagaaaaatatgtttaTCTTTCTGGTATTATaacgtatcatatatatgtgtgtttgtacaaaaTATCAATGATTCGCAAACAGATGTGTCGCTCCTAGACAACTCTGATAGTGCAGACATATTATTAACAGTATTACGCCCTTACTGTTAcactttttatttatacatattgtattgaagactacattatccacatAGTATTATTTGTGGCGGTATTGTTTTTCTTTAGCTCCATATCAGCCCTAGTAGAGCATACCTATGATCATAGGTGTTTGGGaccatataatttatttatattgcaagaaacagctaaattgctttctcaaatgttttacgtagttcaacctacaaagttaatgtgtgaaaacaaaataggaattttgaaatatttataaaacaagttTAAAACATCGAACGGCTATGGGGGTTCACAAGAAcagcaatcaaaggggtccatagatttaAAATTGTTGAGAGCCACTGATACACACATTAacatttggttttcttttttatattttatcttaaaacGTTTCTGCCCAAGTTATTTCccttcaatatttttttatgtttacatttatattttataatatctgTTTCAGGGTGTCTGGTGACATAAGGATGAGAATTTCTTTCGAAATACAGCAAGAAGTTTGCTTGATTTTAAAGACATTATCAGAAGCACATGTCACCATATAACTACAGTGTTGATTGAATTACTGTGAAATATTTCTCTGGATTAATATTTGCTTCAACTAATTTctgtgaaattgagaaaatgtttaCTGGATAAATTTGTGTGTTGAATGTAGATGGAAAATTTACTATGACTCATGAAGTGACTTCTGTGAAACATCTTTCATAGCTGGATATTGAAAACTGGAACAATTTAAGGGATCTTTCACCTGATGTCATTGTCAAATTGATTCCTGGGAAAAGATTCAATCTGGGTCTTATAAGAGTTTCTTTATGGTTTATATactttaagaatatatttctttgaattaATACAGTGTTTATTCAGAATATTTGTGGAACAATTTCTTATTtataaattacaaagaaaa is from Octopus sinensis linkage group LG7, ASM634580v1, whole genome shotgun sequence and encodes:
- the LOC115214058 gene encoding zinc finger protein 62 homolog isoform X3; its protein translation is MEEKLCKSQINGEKECGRFDLSLQTQKSVKKRPHHCDICGKTFQQNNHLTDHKRTHTGEKPYNCDICGKTFAKNSNLYRHKMKHSGLKPYHCDICGKTFTIRSSLFSHKRIHTGEQPFHCDICGKTFAQYGNLYNHKQKHSGIKPFECDICGKAFSANCYLSSHKRIHTGEKPYHCDVCGKHFSQSGLLTRHKRIHTGHKPYHCDICGKTFPANSALSCHKRVHTGEKPYHCDICGNMFSYKGSLSTHKRIHTGEKPYHCDICGKAFFCKSNLSNHIRIHTGEKPYTCDICGKTFSQTGHLACHKRTHTGEKPYCCDICGKTFSLRHTLLYHKSVHTGEKPFHCEFCDKAFPESSALSKHMHIHTGEKPFQCKICGRAFRVHSALAQHEHTHAIEKPFHCDICGKTFSQSITLRYHIRVHTGEKPFNCDICGKTFFERKRLSYHIRTHTGEKPYSCNSCGKAFSQRTSLHYHISTHTGEKPYHCDICGNSFSKMSTLSSHKRIHTGEKPYHCDICGEKFSQLGNLSRHKRIHTGEKLHSCDICGKQFSERTSLLYHVSNHTGEKPFHCDICDKTFSQNSFLNKHKRIHTGEKPYSCDICGKAFFQRSALSCHKRIHTGEKPYQCDVCGKTFSQTGHLSCHKRIHTGEKPYHCDICGKTFTLSNRLRNHKCICTGEKPYCCDICGEAFSQNADLSKHAKIHTSEGL